In Bacillota bacterium, the genomic window GTCCCAATTCTTGACATCTCGTGGGTTTTTCGGATATAATGAGGGAAATTCAGAGAAAGTAACCTCTCCTCCCGTATAGTGAGCGAGAGGTTTTTGCTGTGGAAAAACCGAAAAAGAGGTGGCAAAGTGTGGAATACAATAAAACCTTGAATCTTCCCCAAACCGAGTTTCCAATGCGGGGGAATCTTCCCCAACGGGAACCAGAAATCCTCAAGTTCTGGGAAGAAATTGATATTTATAAGCAGGTTCAGGCGGCCAGTGCGGGTAAACCGAAGTTTATCCTCCACGACGGGCCGCCATATGCCAATGGGCACATTCACCTGGGACACACCCTGAACAAAGTGCTTAAGGACATGGTGGTGAAATACCGTTCGCTGGTGGGTTTTGATGCCCCATATGTCCCAGGCTGGGACACGCATGGCTTGCCCATTGAACAGCAGGCGATTAAGGCCCTGGGGCTTAATCGACACGCAACATCGATCGGGGATTTTCGCAAACGCTGCCGCGAATATGCCCTTAAATACGTGGATATTCAGCGGGAGGAGTTCAAGCGGCTGGGCATTCGCGGTGATTGGGAGAAACCCTATCTAACACTACAGCCGGAGTTTGAGGCAGAGCAGATCGGCGTTTTTGGTGAGATGGCGAAAAAAGGCTATATTTATAAAGGATTAAAACCCGTCTACTGGTGTGCCGATTGCGAAACAGCTTTGGCTGAAGCCGAGGTTGAGTACGCAGACAAAAAGTCACCATCAATCTACGTCAAGTTTGCGTTTAAAGACGCTAATGGGGTTTTCCCTGAAGAACGGGCTTATGCCATAATCTGGACTACCACCCCGTGGACGCTGCCGGCCAATACCGGGATTGCGCTGCACCCTGATTATGATTATGTTTTGCTCCAGGTGAAAGACGAATTCTACGTGCTGGCCAGGGAGTTAGTGCCAGCCGTGGTTGAAGCTTGCCATTTCGGCGACCATCGGGTGGTCAAGACCTTCAAAGGTGCCGCCCTGGAACGAGCAGTCTGCCAACATCCTTTCTTTGACCGGGAATCAGTGGTGGTGATGGGTGACCATGTTACCCTGGATCAGGGGACCGGCTGTGTCCACACTGCACCTGGACACGGTGAAGAAGACTTTGCTGTTGGTCGGGTCTACGGTTTGCGGGTTATCCAGCCCCTTGATGATAAAGGGCGTTTCACCGCTGAAGGCGGTCAATTTGCCGGAATGCATTACACCGAAGCGAACAAAGCCATTACCAAGGAATTAGAGCGCCGCGGTGCGTTGCTCAAGCTGGATGTTATTTCTCACCAGTACCCCCATTGCTGGCGCTGTAAAAACCCGATCATCTATCGGGCAACAGAACAGTGGTTTGCCTCAATCGATGGTTTCCGACAACAGGCGTTGGCGGCCATTGATCAAGTCAAATGGATTCCGGCCTGGGGACGCGACCGGATTTACAATATGGTCGCCGAACGGGGTGACTGGTGTATTTCCCGGCAACGCACCTGGGGGGTGCCGATTCCCATCTTCTACTGTACCGAGTGCAACGAAGCCATCATTAACGATGAAACCATCAAACATATTCAGGAGTTATTCCGCGAACACGGTTCTGATGTCTGGTTTATTCGACCAGCGGATGAACTGGTGCCGCCAGGATTGGCGTGTCCAGCTTGTGGCGGGACCAAGTTCCGCAAGGAGTCGGACATCATGGACGTCTGGTTTGATTCAGGGTCGAGCCATATGGCGGTTTTAGAGCAGCGCCCTGAACTCACCTGGCCGGCGGATCTTTACCTGGAGGGCAGCGATCAGCACCGAGGTTGGTTTAACTCATCCCTATCAACCGCGGTCGCCGTCCGGGGCCAGGCTCCTTATAAAGCCGTCTTGACCCATGGCTTCCTGGTGGATGAACAGGGGCGTAAGATGTCCAAATCATTGGGCAATGTCACTGATCCCCTGGATGTAATCAAACAGATGGGGGCGGATATCCTTCGCCTCTGGGTATCCTCGGCTGACTACCGTAACGATGTGGCGGCTTCCCCGAATATCTTAAAACAGGTCGCTGAAGCCTACCGTAAGATTCGTAACACCTGCCGGTACATTCTGGGCAATCTTTACGACTTTAACCCGAATACCGACCGGGTCGCGTTTGACCAGATGCCCGAGCTTGACCGCTGGGCCCTGTTGAAGTTGCACAAGCTGATCAAGCGGGTAACTGAAGCTTACGAAAACTACGAGTTTCATTTGGTCTACCACAGTGTGCATAATTTTTGTGCTGTTGATATGAGCGCATTTTATCTCGATATTATTAAGGACCGCTTGTACACCTCCGCCCCAAGTTCAGCTGTGCGACGGTCGGCTCAAACCGTGATGTATGACGTAATCCAGGCTTTGGTCAGAATGCTTACCCCGATCCTGGCGTACACCATGGAGGAAATCTGGAAGTATCTCCCCGAGGAAGCGGGTAAGCCGATCAGTGTACAACTGGCCGGATGGCCGGTGATGAATGAAAGTCTGATCGACGAGGCGCTGGAGCAGAAGTGGGAGCGGATCATCGAGCTGCGGGAAGCGGTGGCCAAGGCCCTCGAACTTGCCCGTCAGAACAAGGTGATCGGGCATTCACTGAATGCCGCTGTAACATTGGCTACTGACGACCCTGGCCTTTATCAGTTCCTGGACGAACAACGTGACGATCTGGCGACGATTTTTATTGTGTCGAAGGTTGACATTACCCGGGGAGATGGACAGACCGGCGAGGGTTACATACCGGCCGATCTACCCAGTCTCCGGATTTGGGTGACCGAGGCACCAGGGATAAAGTGTGAGCGGTGCTGGATTTATAGTGAAACGGTGGGCCAGGACCCCAAGCACTCGACGTTGTGTCAGCGTTGTGTATCGGTAATGAATGAAATTGAGTTAAAGGAGTAGAAAAGATGACCGGAGAAAGCAGCAGCCGCATTATCGTCACTGTCCTGGGTTGCGACCGGGTGGGGATCATTGCTGGTGTGGCCAATGTACTGGCCGAAGCCAATGCCAATATCTTGGACATCAGTCAGACTATTCTCCAGGAATTCTTTGTCATGATTATGATCGTTGATATGGCCAGGTGCACGGTTGACCTGAGTACCTTAAAGGAAAGACTGACCGCTAAAGGTGAGGAACTAGGTGTGCGGATCACAGCTCAACACGAAGACGTTTTTCGCTTCATGCACCGCATCTAGGAAGGAGGGTATGAGCTGTGCCGCGAATGATCAGCCCCGAAGAGATATTAGAAACCATCCGCATGGTAGAGATGGAGAATCTAGACATTCGCACTATCACCATGGGGATCAGCTTGCGCGATTGTGTTGACGCGAGTCTATCCAAACTGAAGCAAAAAATTTACGATAAGGTCACCCGCCTGGCTGCCCGTTTAGTCCCGGTAGGAGAAGAGCTGGAACGGGATTACGGCATCCCGATCATTAATAAGCGGATTTCCGTTACGCCCATTTCACTGGTTGCTGAAGGTTGTGAAACCGAAGATTACGTTGAGATCGCCCGTACCCTCGACCAGGCGGCAGCCGCGGTGGGAGTGAACTTCATCGGCGGTTATTCCGCCCTGGTGCATAAAGGTTTCACCACGGGAGACATCAAGTTAATCGAGAGCATCCCTGTGGCTTTGTCCTCAACCGAGCGCGTCTGCTCATCGGTGAATGTCGCCACCACCAAGGCCGGGATTAACATGGACGCGGTGGCCATGATGGGGCGAGTGATCAAGGAAACGGCGAGGCTGACCACTGAGCAGGACGGGATTGGCTGTGCTAAACTGGTGGTCTTTTGTAACGTGCCAGAGGACAACCCCTTTATGGCGGGGGCGTTCCACGGGGTTGGCGAGCCAGAGTGCACCTTGAACGTTGGGGTCAGTGGTCCTGGCGTAGTCCTCAACGCGGTGCGGAAGAATCCGAACAGTGATTTTGGCACGCTGGCGACGGTGATCAAGCATACCGCCTTTAAGGTGACGCGGATGGGTGAACTGATTGGTCGGCAAGCTTCCAAGCGTTTGGGGGTTCCGTTTGGAATCGTCGACCTGTCCCTGGCTCCTACGCCGGCGATTGGTGACAGCGTGGCCGACATTCTGGAGGCGATGGGCCTGGACAAGTGTGGCGCACCTGGCACGACAGCGGCCCTGGCCCTTTTAAACGACGCGGTGAAGAAGGGCGGGGCCATGGCTTCTTCCTATGTCGGTGGATTAAGCGGGGCATTTATCCCGGTCAGTGAAGACGCAGGGATGATCAGCGCGGTTGAAGCCGGCGCCCTGACGATTGAGAAGCTGGAAGCGATGACCTGTGTATGTTCAGTGGGTCTGGACATGATCGCCGTTCCCGGTGATACGCCGGCCGAGACGATCGCGGCGATCATTGCCGATGAAGCCGCTATTGGGATGATCAACAAAAAAACCACGGCGGTGCGCCTGATCCCCGCACCCGGAAAGCAGGTGGGGGACTACGTGGAGTTCGGGGGACTGCTGGGACGTGCCCCGGTGATGGCGGTGAATGCGTTCAGCCCGGCCAAATTCATCAGCCGCGGCGGCCGGATACCCGCGCCAATCCAGGCTTTGACGAATTAGAAATAACCATTTATGAATCGGGACAAAAAAGATAAGGGGTGAATGGAAATCACCTCTTTTTTGATTGACATGGAGGATGCAAAAATGAATTATCGTGAATTCCTCATAATCTACCCCAGAGGTCATTTTTTTGTGTCGGCACCAAATAAATCATCTCCTTCTGGGTAAATTAATACCGAGCGGGGGAGGTAA contains:
- a CDS encoding ACT domain-containing protein, with the protein product MTGESSSRIIVTVLGCDRVGIIAGVANVLAEANANILDISQTILQEFFVMIMIVDMARCTVDLSTLKERLTAKGEELGVRITAQHEDVFRFMHRI
- a CDS encoding PFL family protein, with product MISPEEILETIRMVEMENLDIRTITMGISLRDCVDASLSKLKQKIYDKVTRLAARLVPVGEELERDYGIPIINKRISVTPISLVAEGCETEDYVEIARTLDQAAAAVGVNFIGGYSALVHKGFTTGDIKLIESIPVALSSTERVCSSVNVATTKAGINMDAVAMMGRVIKETARLTTEQDGIGCAKLVVFCNVPEDNPFMAGAFHGVGEPECTLNVGVSGPGVVLNAVRKNPNSDFGTLATVIKHTAFKVTRMGELIGRQASKRLGVPFGIVDLSLAPTPAIGDSVADILEAMGLDKCGAPGTTAALALLNDAVKKGGAMASSYVGGLSGAFIPVSEDAGMISAVEAGALTIEKLEAMTCVCSVGLDMIAVPGDTPAETIAAIIADEAAIGMINKKTTAVRLIPAPGKQVGDYVEFGGLLGRAPVMAVNAFSPAKFISRGGRIPAPIQALTN
- the ileS gene encoding isoleucine--tRNA ligase, producing MEYNKTLNLPQTEFPMRGNLPQREPEILKFWEEIDIYKQVQAASAGKPKFILHDGPPYANGHIHLGHTLNKVLKDMVVKYRSLVGFDAPYVPGWDTHGLPIEQQAIKALGLNRHATSIGDFRKRCREYALKYVDIQREEFKRLGIRGDWEKPYLTLQPEFEAEQIGVFGEMAKKGYIYKGLKPVYWCADCETALAEAEVEYADKKSPSIYVKFAFKDANGVFPEERAYAIIWTTTPWTLPANTGIALHPDYDYVLLQVKDEFYVLARELVPAVVEACHFGDHRVVKTFKGAALERAVCQHPFFDRESVVVMGDHVTLDQGTGCVHTAPGHGEEDFAVGRVYGLRVIQPLDDKGRFTAEGGQFAGMHYTEANKAITKELERRGALLKLDVISHQYPHCWRCKNPIIYRATEQWFASIDGFRQQALAAIDQVKWIPAWGRDRIYNMVAERGDWCISRQRTWGVPIPIFYCTECNEAIINDETIKHIQELFREHGSDVWFIRPADELVPPGLACPACGGTKFRKESDIMDVWFDSGSSHMAVLEQRPELTWPADLYLEGSDQHRGWFNSSLSTAVAVRGQAPYKAVLTHGFLVDEQGRKMSKSLGNVTDPLDVIKQMGADILRLWVSSADYRNDVAASPNILKQVAEAYRKIRNTCRYILGNLYDFNPNTDRVAFDQMPELDRWALLKLHKLIKRVTEAYENYEFHLVYHSVHNFCAVDMSAFYLDIIKDRLYTSAPSSAVRRSAQTVMYDVIQALVRMLTPILAYTMEEIWKYLPEEAGKPISVQLAGWPVMNESLIDEALEQKWERIIELREAVAKALELARQNKVIGHSLNAAVTLATDDPGLYQFLDEQRDDLATIFIVSKVDITRGDGQTGEGYIPADLPSLRIWVTEAPGIKCERCWIYSETVGQDPKHSTLCQRCVSVMNEIELKE